Proteins encoded within one genomic window of Geotalea daltonii FRC-32:
- a CDS encoding 4Fe-4S dicluster domain-containing protein, protein MKRRDFLKGCMLCGAASSLGLPAKKAWGSGSFEGYSEGMGVLVDLTRCIGCRSCEAACNKEQKLPEPKIPFDDQSVFEEKRRPTEEAYTVVNRYENQGGPVYRKIQCNHCNEPACLTSCFVNAYTKTKEGAVIYNPKICVGCRNCMIACPFNVPGYSYSSATNPVVKKCIFCYDTRVKYGKPPACVEVCPQEVLTFGYRKDLIKMGHERIRETPDKYVDHIYGEKELGGTGWLYLSGVPFDKVGFDTTLGNEPIISNVKEFLGTVPMVLAIWPALFTGFHLLSTRKKEHEEEHGHDHPKSSQEDSDNEKI, encoded by the coding sequence ATGAAGAGGAGAGATTTCCTGAAAGGTTGCATGCTGTGCGGAGCAGCATCCTCCCTTGGCCTGCCTGCAAAGAAAGCTTGGGGGAGTGGTTCTTTTGAAGGTTATTCCGAGGGAATGGGGGTCCTGGTTGACCTGACGCGCTGCATCGGCTGCCGCAGTTGTGAAGCTGCCTGCAACAAGGAGCAGAAACTGCCCGAACCGAAGATCCCCTTTGACGATCAGTCGGTATTTGAAGAAAAAAGGCGGCCGACGGAGGAAGCATACACCGTTGTCAATCGCTATGAAAACCAGGGCGGCCCGGTGTATCGCAAAATCCAGTGCAACCATTGCAATGAACCGGCCTGCCTCACCTCATGCTTCGTCAATGCCTATACTAAAACCAAGGAAGGGGCCGTTATCTACAACCCGAAGATCTGCGTGGGCTGCCGTAACTGCATGATTGCCTGTCCCTTCAATGTCCCTGGTTACAGCTATTCCAGCGCCACCAACCCTGTGGTCAAAAAATGCATTTTCTGCTACGACACGCGGGTCAAATACGGAAAACCACCAGCCTGTGTCGAAGTGTGCCCGCAGGAGGTCCTGACCTTCGGCTACAGGAAAGATCTGATCAAAATGGGCCATGAGCGCATTCGAGAGACTCCGGATAAATATGTTGATCACATCTATGGCGAAAAGGAGCTGGGAGGAACCGGCTGGCTCTATCTCTCCGGTGTTCCCTTCGACAAGGTGGGATTTGATACGACGCTGGGCAATGAACCGATTATTTCCAATGTCAAGGAATTCCTCGGCACGGTACCCATGGTACTGGCAATCTGGCCGGCACTTTTCACCGGCTTCCACCTGCTGTCCACTCGCAAAAAGGAGCATGAAGAAGAGCACGGGCACGATCATCCAAAATCATCGCAGGAGGATTCCGACAATGAAAAGATATAA
- a CDS encoding IclR family transcriptional regulator gives MAKKEKSEYIIQAVSHALDLLEQFHDDVDELGVTELSKRLKLHKNNVFRLLATLESRNYIEQNKVTENYRLGLKTLELGQTFIKQMGLLRQSRPVLESLVHDCNETTYVAILKEFHIIYLDVVETDLTVRVVPRVGARLPAYCTAAGKVQIAYMTDEELANFLPKEMKRFTSNTIIDREELKKHLALVATQGYAIDNEELDVGVKCVGAPIRDYTRRIIGAVSISGPSMRFTDERLEKELIPMVIQASEEISSKLGYHK, from the coding sequence ATGGCGAAAAAAGAGAAATCGGAATACATCATACAGGCAGTTTCCCACGCACTCGATCTTCTTGAGCAGTTCCATGACGACGTGGATGAATTGGGCGTAACTGAGTTGAGCAAACGGCTTAAGTTGCATAAAAACAATGTCTTTCGGCTTCTTGCCACTCTTGAATCCAGGAATTACATTGAGCAGAACAAAGTTACCGAGAACTATCGACTTGGGTTGAAGACTCTGGAACTGGGGCAGACATTTATCAAGCAGATGGGGCTTCTACGTCAGTCGCGACCGGTTCTCGAGTCCTTGGTGCACGACTGCAATGAAACCACCTACGTGGCAATCCTGAAGGAATTCCATATCATTTACCTGGATGTCGTGGAAACCGATCTTACGGTAAGGGTTGTGCCTCGTGTCGGTGCAAGATTGCCTGCCTACTGCACTGCCGCCGGCAAAGTACAGATTGCCTACATGACCGACGAGGAGCTTGCCAACTTCCTGCCCAAGGAAATGAAACGTTTCACTTCCAATACCATAATCGACAGGGAAGAATTGAAAAAGCATCTGGCGCTGGTGGCCACGCAAGGATATGCCATCGATAACGAAGAGCTGGATGTGGGGGTAAAGTGCGTTGGAGCGCCTATTCGTGACTATACTCGCCGCATTATAGGTGCAGTGAGCATTTCAGGGCCATCAATGCGCTTTACCGATGAGCGGCTGGAAAAAGAGCTTATTCCCATGGTCATACAAGCCTCCGAAG
- a CDS encoding sensor histidine kinase, translating into MSLRLLPKLVIWINLILLIFMALFAYINLESLKKLLLEEAVTYADKLGDTVIRATQHQMLYDDRGRTQEIIEEIGKEKGIGNIRLMDKTGTIICSTQSQEIGTLLDKKDEACNMCHETGNPAIHASSMNRSRQFTRHDGKQLLGLAKAIYNDEKCHTAACHFHPADIKVLGVLDVTIPLDHMNEQLATYRGTTIAITLLLMGLISLFLTIFIQQLVNQPVQQLVKHTEKLARGEMDGTVSLASGDELGDLADSFNRMTLKLKQARDELEDWAKNLETKVEERTKEITAIQAQLIRSEKLASIGELVAGIAHEINNPLTGILVFSSLVNDDPKLDPELKDDLKTIVQETERCSKIVKGLLDFSRESLPQKKLSSINDILDLALSLVEHQILFQNIALIKDYTFDMPDIMLDPNQFEQVFINMLLNAGQSMANGGSLNIRTGITEDGLSEFIGISDTGCGIPEENLTKIFDPFFSTKENKGTGLGLSVSYGIIRNHRGDICVQSVVGNGTTFTIELPINGEDRGEIACGGEMYSRKDSMLPAPT; encoded by the coding sequence TTGAGTCTGCGCCTGCTGCCAAAACTTGTCATCTGGATAAACCTTATCCTGCTGATTTTCATGGCGCTCTTTGCCTATATAAACCTTGAGAGCCTGAAAAAACTGCTTTTGGAAGAAGCGGTAACCTATGCAGACAAGCTTGGAGACACGGTAATCAGGGCCACCCAGCACCAGATGCTCTACGATGACCGGGGTCGCACCCAGGAGATCATTGAAGAAATCGGCAAGGAAAAGGGTATCGGCAACATCAGGCTGATGGATAAGACGGGAACCATCATTTGCTCTACCCAGTCTCAAGAAATCGGCACCCTGCTGGACAAAAAGGACGAGGCATGCAACATGTGCCATGAAACCGGCAATCCCGCCATTCATGCATCTTCCATGAACAGGAGCAGGCAGTTTACCAGACACGACGGCAAGCAGCTTCTCGGCCTGGCCAAGGCCATCTATAATGACGAAAAGTGCCATACTGCTGCCTGCCATTTTCATCCAGCCGATATAAAGGTGCTCGGTGTGCTGGACGTGACCATACCACTAGACCACATGAATGAGCAGCTTGCCACTTACCGCGGTACCACCATCGCCATAACGCTCCTTCTCATGGGGCTCATTTCCCTGTTTCTGACCATTTTCATCCAACAGCTGGTCAATCAGCCGGTACAGCAACTGGTGAAACACACTGAAAAGCTGGCAAGGGGGGAAATGGACGGGACCGTATCCCTTGCCTCCGGCGATGAGCTGGGTGATCTGGCTGACAGCTTCAACAGGATGACCCTAAAACTGAAGCAAGCCAGGGATGAGCTGGAAGACTGGGCCAAGAATCTTGAGACAAAGGTTGAAGAACGTACCAAAGAGATCACAGCAATCCAGGCCCAGTTGATCCGGTCGGAAAAACTCGCTTCCATTGGCGAGTTGGTGGCCGGGATCGCCCATGAAATAAACAATCCCCTTACCGGTATTCTTGTTTTTTCTTCCCTTGTCAATGACGATCCGAAACTGGATCCGGAGCTCAAAGATGACCTGAAGACCATCGTTCAGGAAACGGAACGCTGCAGCAAAATCGTCAAGGGACTTCTGGATTTCTCCCGGGAATCACTGCCCCAGAAAAAGCTGTCATCCATCAATGACATATTGGACCTGGCCCTCTCACTGGTGGAACACCAGATACTTTTTCAGAATATAGCCCTAATCAAGGACTATACCTTCGATATGCCGGACATCATGCTGGACCCCAATCAGTTCGAGCAGGTTTTCATCAACATGCTGCTCAATGCGGGACAGTCAATGGCTAATGGAGGGAGCCTCAATATAAGGACCGGTATTACCGAAGATGGCCTGAGTGAATTTATAGGCATATCCGATACCGGTTGCGGCATCCCGGAAGAAAATCTGACGAAGATTTTCGATCCTTTTTTCAGCACGAAAGAAAACAAGGGAACGGGCCTTGGGTTGTCGGTTTCCTACGGCATCATCCGCAATCATCGCGGCGATATTTGCGTGCAGAGTGTGGTGGGAAATGGAACTACCTTTACCATCGAACTGCCCATAAACGGGGAAGATAGAGGTGAAATTGCTTGCGGCGGGGAGATGTATAGTAGAAAAGACAGCATGCTTCCTGCTCCGACCTGA
- a CDS encoding response regulator, translating into MQGLLIADEDLDSRKSMADLFIEAGYNVMVTNSAANVLYGILKKTAQVVLLSSEFDELTATDLVPILKKCDQNLTIILVSNEISLPLMRKLRKEGIFYHALKPVKPEDREEIRQAVECAFENLQGNKPHKTQS; encoded by the coding sequence ATGCAAGGACTTCTCATAGCAGACGAAGATCTGGATAGCCGGAAATCCATGGCAGATCTCTTCATCGAAGCAGGATACAACGTCATGGTAACCAATTCTGCAGCCAACGTGCTTTACGGCATCCTGAAGAAGACGGCCCAGGTGGTACTGCTCAGCAGCGAATTCGACGAACTGACGGCAACTGACCTGGTGCCGATTCTGAAGAAATGCGATCAGAACCTGACAATCATTCTGGTTTCAAATGAAATCTCTCTGCCACTCATGCGCAAACTGCGGAAAGAAGGCATTTTTTATCACGCACTGAAACCGGTAAAACCCGAAGACCGGGAGGAGATACGCCAGGCAGTGGAATGTGCCTTCGAGAACCTGCAGGGAAACAAGCCCCATAAAACCCAGAGCTAA
- a CDS encoding cytochrome c3 family protein, whose protein sequence is MYTGLKNIKTFIFMIALGAIPYICQGADLPDMISLDSLVKNYDSVEFNHAQHIRLLKDCAGCHHHTTGNLVEDANCARCHQNSSGTKVVACRGCHSAQPFSAEALKEKRANLKLYHQDKPGLKGAYHLNCMGCHEKMGGPTGCRDCHRMNRTGEALYNSGSFTPKKTGKVAKGH, encoded by the coding sequence ATGTACACAGGACTAAAGAACATAAAAACATTCATTTTCATGATTGCGCTGGGGGCGATCCCTTACATATGCCAGGGAGCCGATTTGCCCGACATGATATCCCTCGACTCGCTTGTGAAAAACTATGACAGTGTTGAATTCAATCACGCCCAGCATATCCGGCTCCTTAAGGACTGCGCTGGATGCCATCACCACACCACCGGCAATCTGGTGGAAGACGCCAACTGTGCCAGATGCCACCAGAACAGCAGCGGAACCAAGGTGGTAGCCTGTCGGGGATGTCATTCCGCACAGCCCTTCTCGGCGGAAGCTCTAAAGGAGAAACGGGCAAACCTGAAACTGTATCACCAGGACAAGCCCGGACTGAAAGGGGCCTACCACCTGAACTGCATGGGATGCCATGAAAAAATGGGCGGACCGACAGGTTGCCGGGACTGCCACCGGATGAACAGGACCGGGGAAGCTCTCTATAACTCCGGGAGCTTCACACCCAAGAAGACTGGAAAAGTTGCCAAGGGGCATTAA
- a CDS encoding sigma-54-dependent transcriptional regulator: MAGRRIMVVDDEAIIREGINRILSGSEFFVETYANGYLALEKLQESSFDLLITDLKMPGMGGMEVLKSIRVLQPEMPVIIITGYSSVDTAVEAMKNGAVDYVSKPFTPDEILAKVNSALEKKAVLVDDIYLRKELRDNHGFDRFIGASAEMQKVYRRIMQVAPTDSSVLITGESGTGKELVASAIHKNSQRRDQVFVAVDCTSLAENLLESELFGHVRGSFTGAVQTKTGLFKVADGGTLFLDEVANISLTTQAKLLRVLQEREVTPIGGTQPVPINIRLITATNRNLKTMVADGSFREDLFFRLNIIPVDLPPLRERKGDLPLLIAYFLKKFADEMGKEVRGLAPDALALLEEYPFSGNVRELENIIERAVVLVEGGLIKKEDLELTLPEDEEGENIHACSLIPQSVYELKERKRHLREIAVEPIEKAFALNALKRNNWNVTRAAEQTGMLRPNFQALLKKLGISIRGQWDN; the protein is encoded by the coding sequence ATGGCTGGAAGGCGCATAATGGTGGTTGACGATGAGGCTATCATCAGGGAAGGGATTAATCGCATTCTCAGTGGCAGCGAATTTTTCGTCGAAACGTATGCCAACGGTTATCTTGCCCTGGAAAAGTTGCAGGAATCTTCCTTCGATCTGCTCATAACCGACCTTAAAATGCCCGGAATGGGGGGGATGGAGGTGCTGAAAAGCATCAGGGTGCTGCAGCCGGAAATGCCGGTCATCATCATAACCGGCTATTCTTCTGTGGATACTGCCGTCGAGGCTATGAAAAACGGCGCTGTGGACTATGTGTCCAAGCCGTTTACTCCCGACGAGATCCTTGCCAAGGTGAATAGCGCCCTGGAAAAAAAAGCGGTCCTGGTGGATGATATTTACCTGCGCAAGGAACTCCGCGACAATCATGGCTTTGATCGGTTTATCGGTGCCAGCGCGGAAATGCAGAAGGTCTACCGCCGCATTATGCAGGTAGCCCCCACTGACAGCAGTGTGCTCATAACAGGGGAGAGCGGAACGGGAAAAGAGCTGGTAGCCTCTGCTATCCATAAAAACAGCCAGAGAAGAGATCAGGTTTTTGTCGCGGTTGACTGTACTTCTTTGGCGGAAAACCTTCTGGAGTCCGAGTTGTTCGGCCATGTGAGGGGCTCTTTTACCGGTGCTGTCCAAACAAAGACAGGGCTTTTCAAGGTTGCCGATGGCGGCACGCTTTTCCTGGACGAGGTGGCAAACATCAGCCTCACTACCCAGGCAAAGCTGTTGCGCGTCCTCCAGGAGCGCGAGGTTACTCCCATCGGCGGCACGCAGCCGGTTCCCATCAATATTCGTCTCATCACCGCCACCAACAGGAATCTGAAAACGATGGTAGCAGACGGCAGCTTCAGGGAGGACCTGTTCTTCCGGCTTAATATTATCCCCGTCGATCTGCCCCCATTGCGGGAGCGGAAAGGGGATTTGCCACTTTTGATTGCCTATTTTCTGAAAAAATTCGCCGATGAAATGGGCAAGGAAGTCAGGGGGCTTGCTCCCGATGCCCTCGCTCTGCTGGAAGAATATCCCTTCTCCGGCAATGTGCGTGAGCTGGAAAATATAATCGAACGGGCCGTGGTGCTGGTTGAGGGTGGGTTGATCAAGAAGGAAGACCTTGAACTGACTCTGCCTGAGGATGAAGAAGGTGAGAATATCCATGCATGCAGTCTAATACCCCAGAGTGTCTATGAACTGAAGGAAAGGAAACGGCATCTGCGCGAGATTGCCGTTGAGCCAATTGAAAAGGCTTTTGCACTGAATGCTTTGAAAAGGAACAACTGGAATGTGACGAGGGCGGCTGAACAGACTGGCATGCTTCGTCCGAACTTTCAGGCGCTGCTGAAGAAGCTGGGAATTTCCATCAGAGGGCAGTGGGACAACTGA
- a CDS encoding universal stress protein, which translates to MLNLRKKILVAIDGSPLSDKAAEEAVRMAAGNPSQFKSKIYAMLVLPNAPRNTFTDFVPAAPITESDEWVQLRERVLYVIEKDAREAGIPLEIKVVYGDPAEELLKFAETEEIDVIVIGSSGKGFIKRKLLGSVSHKVAKFAKCSVYIIRG; encoded by the coding sequence ATGCTCAATCTCAGAAAAAAAATTCTTGTGGCCATAGATGGCTCACCACTTTCCGACAAGGCTGCCGAAGAAGCAGTGCGCATGGCAGCCGGAAACCCCAGCCAGTTCAAAAGCAAAATCTACGCCATGTTGGTTCTGCCCAATGCCCCCCGGAATACATTTACCGACTTTGTCCCGGCGGCTCCCATTACCGAGTCCGATGAGTGGGTGCAATTAAGGGAACGTGTGCTCTATGTGATTGAAAAAGACGCCAGGGAAGCCGGCATTCCGCTGGAAATAAAGGTTGTTTACGGCGATCCCGCCGAGGAGTTGCTGAAATTCGCGGAAACTGAAGAGATAGATGTCATTGTTATCGGCAGCTCGGGAAAGGGTTTTATCAAGAGGAAACTGCTGGGGAGCGTTTCCCATAAGGTGGCAAAATTTGCCAAGTGTTCCGTCTACATCATCCGAGGCTGA
- a CDS encoding polysulfide reductase NrfD family protein, giving the protein MKRYKKEGIDIVDSHYRQDEKKWTLMEKLLLGLTPQQYVAQALRNPFNWILAAIFAVGIPIILGRFIFGLSWVTHSSNDYPWGLFLGFGLFAMVPLSSSGFQLGTTVEIFGRHDFEPIERLGLLNGLLGYFFAVVYLLVDLGQPWRLPYPMVVSFGPAAVLFLVAWHVATYLSVQVAEVSASFFEWIGFPVGKRGVRKITLGLTVAGIILSTLHQGALGALFTYAPGKVHPLWYSASFQWLHFFVSSLPGGLCMVIAISTIVSKTMAWRCDDRFKENLDKLTIALAKGASMGLATYLTIKLIGIAHDNEWEYLATGWGQWFMLEIFIGVIAPLVLFAYGIKNRLVGVVRFSAVLTVFGVVLNRINTAMIAFNWKLAEREIPHWREAIISVTIFAIYIVVYRFILYRLPILYAWKTADALEPATEKVRVAKAYASEERLAVGASYKTKEEASFQ; this is encoded by the coding sequence ATGAAAAGATATAAAAAGGAAGGAATAGATATAGTCGATTCCCATTACCGGCAGGACGAGAAAAAATGGACGCTGATGGAAAAACTGCTTCTCGGCCTCACCCCACAGCAATATGTGGCCCAGGCCCTGCGTAACCCATTCAACTGGATTTTGGCGGCCATATTCGCCGTGGGCATTCCCATCATTCTCGGCCGTTTCATTTTCGGTCTCAGCTGGGTCACCCACAGCTCCAATGATTATCCATGGGGGTTATTTCTCGGATTTGGTCTCTTCGCCATGGTCCCCCTATCCTCCTCCGGTTTTCAACTGGGCACCACCGTCGAGATCTTCGGCCGGCACGATTTTGAGCCCATAGAGCGCCTGGGCCTCCTGAATGGCCTCTTGGGTTACTTTTTTGCCGTCGTCTATCTGCTGGTGGACCTGGGGCAACCCTGGCGCCTGCCATACCCGATGGTCGTATCCTTTGGGCCTGCTGCAGTACTGTTCCTGGTCGCCTGGCATGTGGCTACCTATCTTTCCGTGCAGGTCGCGGAGGTCTCGGCATCATTTTTCGAGTGGATCGGCTTCCCGGTCGGCAAGCGGGGAGTGCGAAAAATAACCCTCGGCCTGACAGTGGCCGGAATCATCCTCTCTACCTTGCACCAGGGCGCCCTTGGGGCACTCTTCACCTATGCGCCAGGCAAGGTACACCCTCTCTGGTATTCGGCATCGTTTCAATGGTTGCACTTTTTCGTTTCATCCCTGCCGGGTGGACTTTGCATGGTTATCGCCATCAGCACCATTGTCAGCAAGACCATGGCCTGGCGTTGTGACGACCGTTTCAAGGAAAACCTGGACAAACTGACCATCGCTCTGGCCAAAGGGGCCAGCATGGGGCTTGCAACCTATTTGACCATCAAGCTGATCGGCATTGCCCACGATAATGAGTGGGAATACCTGGCAACCGGATGGGGCCAATGGTTCATGTTAGAGATCTTTATCGGCGTCATCGCCCCGCTTGTGCTGTTTGCATACGGCATCAAGAACCGCCTCGTCGGTGTCGTCCGTTTCAGTGCCGTCCTGACCGTCTTCGGCGTCGTTCTGAACAGGATCAACACCGCCATGATCGCCTTCAACTGGAAACTTGCCGAGCGGGAAATTCCCCATTGGCGTGAAGCGATAATCTCGGTAACCATATTCGCCATTTATATCGTCGTATACCGTTTCATTCTCTACCGGCTGCCCATCCTCTACGCATGGAAAACCGCTGACGCGCTGGAACCGGCAACGGAAAAGGTCAGGGTCGCCAAAGCTTACGCGAGTGAGGAAAGACTTGCTGTGGGTGCCAGCTATAAGACGAAGGAAGAGGCTTCATTCCAGTAA